The Actinocatenispora sera genome has a window encoding:
- a CDS encoding helix-turn-helix domain-containing protein: MTSTLSGGRFAAELRLWRNRRRLSQLELAAAAGTTQRHLSFLEQGRSRPGRAMVVRLAESLRLSLRERNALLHVAGFAPVYPESGLGAPALGPVRYALDTILHGHLPYPAVVVRPYGELVAANPAFDVLTEGADESLLVPPVNVVRLALHPRGMAPRVANLADWGRHITAALRDTLRRSPDPALAAFVAELDGYLPAASPGPEYLGFAVPLRLRVAAGELRLITTLTSFATAVDVTLSELRLEAFLPADEATAEILRRRYADGSAPAAARRGAG, from the coding sequence ATGACGAGCACGCTGTCGGGCGGCCGGTTCGCGGCGGAGCTTCGGCTGTGGCGCAACCGCCGCCGGCTCAGCCAGCTGGAGCTGGCGGCCGCCGCCGGCACCACCCAGCGACACCTGAGCTTCCTGGAACAGGGCAGGTCCCGGCCGGGCCGGGCGATGGTGGTCCGGCTCGCCGAGTCGCTGCGGCTGTCGCTGCGGGAACGCAACGCCCTGCTGCACGTCGCCGGCTTCGCCCCGGTGTACCCCGAGTCGGGCCTCGGTGCTCCCGCGCTCGGGCCGGTGCGGTACGCGCTCGACACCATCCTGCACGGTCACCTGCCGTACCCGGCGGTCGTGGTCCGGCCGTACGGGGAGCTGGTCGCGGCGAACCCGGCGTTCGACGTGCTCACCGAGGGCGCCGACGAGTCGCTGCTGGTACCGCCGGTGAACGTGGTGCGGCTCGCCCTGCATCCGCGCGGGATGGCCCCCCGGGTGGCGAACCTCGCGGACTGGGGCCGGCACATCACCGCCGCGCTGCGCGACACGCTGCGGCGCAGCCCGGACCCGGCGCTGGCCGCGTTCGTCGCCGAGCTGGACGGGTACCTGCCCGCCGCGTCGCCGGGGCCGGAGTACCTCGGCTTCGCCGTACCGTTGCGGCTGCGGGTCGCGGCGGGCGAGCTGCGGCTGATCACCACGCTGACCTCGTTCGCGACCGCGGTGGACGTGACGCTCTCGGAGCTGCGGCTGGAGGCGTTCCTGCCCGCCGACGAGGCGACGGCCGAGATCCTGCGCCGCCGGTACGCGGACGGCTCCGCGCCCGCGGCGGCCCGTCGCGGCGCCGGGTGA
- a CDS encoding NAD-dependent epimerase/dehydratase family protein, which produces MRTLVLGGTAMLSRAVAESARDAGHDVVCLARGKTGEPPPGVRFVRGDRTQPDAYDGLDGEFDAVIDVARRPSEARAALAALAERAGHWTFVSTCNVYSDDATPGQVATTAPLVEPAPADVDESDQENYGRCKRACELAVVEAMGADRAFLCRAGLLVGPRDSVVRFGYWPSRLARGGEVLAPGDPDRLVQVVDVRDLADWIVRAGAAGLAGAYDGSGAPMPMREFLGAIAAGVGASPELTWVDQDFLVEQGVNPWAGERSLPLWLPLPEYGGFLTRDVTPSLAAGLRTRDLAETARDTLAWTREAWRPSDRDGGITAEDEAALLAAWHAR; this is translated from the coding sequence ATGCGAACACTGGTACTCGGCGGCACCGCGATGCTGTCGCGCGCGGTGGCGGAATCGGCCCGCGACGCCGGGCACGACGTGGTGTGCCTGGCCCGCGGCAAGACCGGCGAGCCACCGCCCGGCGTCCGGTTCGTCCGAGGGGACCGAACCCAGCCCGACGCGTACGACGGGCTCGACGGCGAGTTCGACGCCGTGATCGACGTCGCCCGGCGGCCCAGCGAGGCACGGGCCGCGCTGGCCGCACTCGCCGAGCGGGCCGGGCACTGGACGTTCGTGTCGACCTGCAACGTGTACTCCGACGACGCGACGCCCGGGCAGGTCGCCACGACCGCGCCGCTGGTCGAGCCGGCGCCCGCCGACGTGGACGAGTCCGACCAGGAGAACTACGGTCGCTGCAAGCGCGCCTGCGAGCTGGCCGTGGTCGAGGCGATGGGCGCCGATCGGGCGTTCCTGTGCCGGGCCGGTCTGCTGGTGGGCCCGCGCGACTCCGTGGTCCGCTTCGGATACTGGCCGAGCCGGCTGGCCCGCGGCGGCGAGGTGCTGGCACCCGGTGATCCGGACCGGTTGGTGCAGGTCGTCGACGTGCGCGACCTGGCCGACTGGATCGTCCGGGCCGGCGCCGCCGGGCTGGCCGGTGCCTACGACGGGAGCGGTGCACCGATGCCGATGCGCGAGTTTCTCGGCGCGATCGCCGCCGGCGTCGGCGCCAGCCCCGAGCTGACCTGGGTGGATCAGGACTTCCTGGTCGAGCAGGGGGTCAACCCGTGGGCGGGGGAACGGTCGCTGCCGCTGTGGCTGCCGCTGCCCGAATACGGCGGGTTCCTGACCCGCGACGTGACCCCCTCGCTGGCCGCCGGGCTGCGCACCCGCGACCTGGCGGAGACGGCCCGCGACACGCTCGCCTGGACCCGCGAGGCGTGGCGCCCCAGCGACCGCGACGGCGGCATCACCGCCGAGGACGAGGCGGCGCTGCTCGCGGCCTGGCACGCCCGCTGA
- a CDS encoding UDP-N-acetylglucosamine--N-acetylmuramyl-(pentapeptide) pyrophosphoryl-undecaprenol N-acetylglucosamine transferase, which produces MSAPRVVVAGGHSAGHIEPAMNLADALRRLDPTAEVTALGTVRGLDTTLVPARGYPLELIPPVPLPRNLNLALLQTPGKLRDSVRAAGTVLDRVRAEAVVGFGGYVAAPAYLAAHRRGLPIIVHEANAQPGVANRLAARLTTHVFTATPAVRLAHATAIGIPLRPAITGLDRPALRAAARRRFGLQPGGPVLLVTGGSQGARAINLAVSGAAAELRAAGVQVLHITGPQHEVGSPAGDPPYVVLRYVDEMQYAYAAADFVICRSGAMTCAELAAVGLPAAYVPLPLRGGEQRHNAEPIVAAGGALLVDNADLDPAWVRSTLLPVLTDPGRIATMSAAASAAGAPDADLVLARHVLATIADRRGGDR; this is translated from the coding sequence GTGAGCGCACCACGCGTCGTCGTCGCCGGCGGCCATTCGGCCGGCCACATCGAGCCCGCGATGAACCTCGCCGACGCGCTGCGCCGGCTGGACCCCACCGCCGAGGTCACCGCGCTGGGCACCGTCCGCGGCCTCGACACCACGCTCGTCCCGGCCCGGGGCTACCCGCTCGAACTGATCCCGCCGGTACCGTTGCCGCGCAACCTGAACCTGGCGCTGCTGCAGACCCCGGGCAAGCTGCGCGACTCGGTCCGCGCGGCCGGGACGGTGCTCGACCGGGTACGGGCCGAGGCCGTCGTGGGCTTCGGCGGCTACGTGGCCGCGCCGGCCTACCTCGCCGCGCACCGGCGCGGCCTGCCCATCATCGTGCACGAGGCGAACGCCCAGCCTGGCGTCGCCAACCGGCTCGCGGCCCGGCTGACCACGCACGTGTTCACCGCCACCCCGGCGGTACGGCTGGCGCACGCCACCGCGATCGGGATCCCGCTGCGGCCGGCGATCACCGGACTGGACCGGCCCGCGCTGCGCGCCGCGGCCCGGCGCCGGTTCGGCCTGCAACCCGGGGGGCCGGTACTGCTGGTGACCGGCGGCTCGCAAGGAGCCCGCGCGATCAACCTCGCGGTGTCCGGTGCCGCCGCGGAACTGCGCGCGGCCGGCGTGCAGGTACTGCACATCACCGGTCCACAGCACGAGGTCGGGTCGCCGGCCGGCGACCCGCCGTACGTCGTGCTCCGCTACGTCGACGAGATGCAGTACGCCTACGCCGCGGCCGACTTCGTGATCTGCCGTTCCGGCGCGATGACCTGCGCCGAGCTGGCCGCGGTCGGCCTGCCCGCGGCGTACGTGCCGCTGCCGCTGCGCGGCGGCGAGCAGCGACACAACGCCGAGCCGATCGTCGCGGCCGGCGGCGCGCTGCTGGTCGACAACGCCGACCTCGACCCCGCCTGGGTTCGGAGCACCCTGCTGCCGGTACTCACCGATCCCGGTCGGATCGCGACGATGTCGGCGGCCGCGTCGGCCGCCGGCGCGCCCGACGCCGACCTCGTCCTGGCCCGCCACGTCCTCGCCACGATCGCCGACCGGCGCGGAGGTGACCGGTGA
- a CDS encoding TetR/AcrR family transcriptional regulator: MGEDGTAVKATRRRGAALEAAVLQAAADELAEVGYPGLTMDRVAARAGTSKNVIYRRWPNRTALSIAAWRSMLPSTPGDVPDTGSLRDDALAMLRRTNDRMAAPFGAVLRGLLAGMQDDPDRLHEIREQLGRVGVGPWLTILARAVTRGEADPAALTPRVATVAVDLLRNEYGLNGMTTAEDGLLIEIVDEIYLPLVRPRG, from the coding sequence ATGGGCGAGGACGGCACGGCGGTCAAGGCGACCCGCCGGCGCGGCGCGGCGCTGGAGGCGGCGGTGCTGCAGGCGGCGGCCGACGAGCTGGCCGAGGTCGGCTATCCCGGGCTGACCATGGACCGGGTCGCCGCCCGGGCCGGTACCAGCAAGAACGTGATCTACCGCCGCTGGCCGAACCGGACGGCGCTGAGCATCGCCGCATGGCGATCGATGCTGCCGAGCACGCCGGGCGACGTGCCCGACACCGGCTCGCTGCGCGACGACGCGCTGGCCATGCTGCGCCGGACCAACGACCGGATGGCCGCGCCGTTCGGCGCCGTGCTGCGCGGCCTGCTGGCCGGGATGCAGGACGATCCCGACCGGCTGCACGAGATCCGCGAACAGCTCGGTCGGGTCGGTGTCGGGCCGTGGCTGACGATCCTGGCGCGCGCGGTCACCCGCGGCGAGGCCGACCCCGCGGCGCTGACCCCGCGGGTGGCGACGGTCGCCGTCGACCTGCTCCGCAACGAGTACGGGCTCAACGGCATGACCACCGCCGAGGACGGGCTGCTGATCGAGATCGTCGACGAGATCTACCTGCCGCTGGTCCGACCCCGCGGCTGA
- a CDS encoding sensor histidine kinase: MSVRLKLTLSYAGFLMVAGALMLAVVYFFLLRYVPWVVVTSTPGMMIPGRTDLIEAFAPKIAWMMLFLLIFGLFGGWILAGRMLAPLTRITHATRKAASGSLSHRIELEGRADEFRELADSFDAMLARIEAQVAEQQRFAANASHELRTPLAITQTLLDVARNDPDHDTRELIERLHYVNGRAIDLTEALLLLSRADRRSFTREPVDLSLVAEEAGETLLPLAEKRGVTIETAGQVAVTIGSHPLLLQLTTNLLHNAIVHNLPRNGTVRVHTAAFAGFVVLTVDNTGERLSPQLVATLTEPFQRGSQRIHRDHAGVGLGLAIVKSITRAHDGALSLVPLPSGGLRVTVQLMAAPPAVG; encoded by the coding sequence ATGAGCGTTCGGCTGAAGCTGACGCTCAGCTATGCCGGGTTCCTCATGGTGGCCGGTGCGCTGATGCTCGCGGTGGTGTACTTCTTCCTGCTGCGCTACGTGCCGTGGGTGGTCGTCACCTCCACGCCCGGGATGATGATTCCAGGACGCACCGACCTGATCGAGGCGTTCGCCCCGAAGATCGCCTGGATGATGCTCTTCCTGCTGATCTTCGGGCTGTTCGGCGGGTGGATCCTGGCCGGCCGGATGCTCGCCCCGCTGACCCGGATCACCCACGCCACCCGTAAGGCGGCGAGCGGGTCGCTGTCGCACCGGATCGAACTGGAGGGCCGCGCCGACGAGTTCCGGGAGCTGGCCGACAGCTTCGACGCGATGCTCGCCCGGATCGAGGCACAGGTGGCCGAGCAGCAACGGTTCGCGGCGAACGCCTCGCACGAGCTGCGTACCCCGCTCGCGATCACCCAGACGCTGCTCGACGTGGCGCGCAACGATCCGGACCACGACACCCGGGAGCTGATCGAACGGCTGCACTACGTCAACGGGCGGGCGATCGACCTGACCGAGGCGCTGTTGCTGCTCAGCCGCGCCGATCGGCGCTCCTTCACCCGGGAGCCGGTCGACCTGTCACTGGTGGCCGAGGAGGCGGGGGAGACGCTGCTGCCGCTGGCGGAAAAGCGCGGCGTCACGATCGAGACCGCCGGCCAGGTCGCGGTCACGATCGGCTCGCATCCGCTGCTGCTGCAGCTGACCACGAACCTGCTGCACAACGCGATCGTGCACAACCTGCCGCGGAACGGCACCGTGCGGGTGCACACCGCGGCGTTCGCCGGTTTCGTGGTGCTGACAGTCGACAACACCGGCGAGCGGCTCTCGCCGCAGCTGGTGGCGACGCTCACCGAGCCGTTCCAGCGGGGCAGCCAGCGCATCCACCGCGACCACGCCGGGGTGGGCCTCGGCCTGGCCATCGTCAAGAGCATCACCCGGGCGCACGACGGCGCGCTCAGCCTCGTCCCATTGCCGTCCGGCGGCCTCCGCGTCACGGTCCAGCTGATGGCCGCGCCCCCGGCGGTCGGGTGA
- the vanX gene encoding D-Ala-D-Ala dipeptidase VanX, whose amino-acid sequence MNGDFVFVDELVPGIRWDAKYATWDNFTGKPVDGYPANRIVGTKALCTALDDVRRQAETLGLGLLLWDAYRPQRAVDRFLRWSTEPEDGRTKSRHYPNIDRAAMIEQGYVARRSAHSRGSTVDLTLYHLATGDLVAMGGDHDLMDPISHHRAAGLPPAATANRDQLRDLMCAGGFRPYDCEWWHYTLADEPYPDTYFDFPILAN is encoded by the coding sequence ATGAACGGCGACTTCGTCTTCGTGGACGAGCTCGTGCCCGGGATCCGCTGGGACGCCAAGTACGCCACCTGGGACAACTTCACCGGCAAGCCGGTGGACGGCTACCCGGCGAACCGCATCGTCGGTACCAAGGCGCTGTGTACCGCGCTGGACGACGTGCGGCGGCAGGCCGAGACGCTCGGCCTCGGGTTGTTGCTGTGGGACGCCTACCGCCCGCAGCGCGCGGTCGACCGGTTCCTGCGCTGGTCCACCGAGCCGGAGGACGGGCGGACCAAGTCGCGGCACTACCCCAACATCGACCGGGCCGCCATGATCGAGCAGGGCTACGTGGCGAGGCGGTCCGCGCACAGCCGGGGCAGCACCGTCGACCTGACGCTGTACCACCTGGCCACCGGTGATCTCGTCGCGATGGGCGGCGACCACGACCTGATGGACCCGATCTCCCACCACCGCGCCGCGGGCCTGCCGCCGGCCGCGACGGCCAACCGCGATCAACTGCGCGATCTGATGTGCGCCGGCGGATTCCGCCCGTACGACTGCGAGTGGTGGCACTACACGCTGGCCGACGAGCCGTACCCGGACACCTACTTCGACTTCCCGATCCTCGCCAACTGA
- a CDS encoding M15 family metallopeptidase: protein MRQTTSVPAKTGRIPPDDAPPPAPTTSEADGVLPAGVTVFDDRYPGVANLDPDLLRALRAAATDATRDGVEFRVNSGWRSPAYQNQLLREAVAKYGSAAEAARWVATATTSAHVAGHAVDIGRFDATAWLARHGARYGLCQIYRNEPWHYELRPEAARHGRPPLYPDPTHDPRMHP, encoded by the coding sequence ATGCGACAAACCACCTCGGTACCAGCGAAGACCGGCCGGATCCCACCCGACGACGCGCCGCCCCCGGCACCGACCACCAGCGAGGCGGACGGCGTGCTGCCCGCCGGCGTGACGGTGTTCGACGACCGCTACCCCGGCGTCGCCAACCTCGACCCCGACCTGCTCCGCGCCCTGCGCGCGGCGGCCACCGACGCCACCCGGGACGGCGTGGAGTTCCGGGTCAACAGCGGCTGGCGCTCCCCGGCGTACCAGAACCAGCTGCTGCGCGAGGCGGTCGCCAAGTACGGGTCGGCGGCCGAGGCCGCGCGCTGGGTCGCCACCGCGACGACCTCCGCGCACGTGGCCGGCCACGCCGTCGACATCGGCCGGTTCGACGCCACCGCCTGGCTGGCCCGGCACGGCGCCCGGTACGGGCTGTGCCAGATCTACCGGAACGAGCCCTGGCACTACGAGCTGCGCCCGGAGGCGGCCCGGCACGGTCGCCCGCCCCTCTACCCCGACCCCACCCACGACCCCCGCATGCACCCCTGA
- a CDS encoding GNAT family N-acetyltransferase — MTIRSARGADAGAVAVLLDQLGYPQDDPAATADRIRSWADDPAGAAYVAEADGELLGVVAVRVCPYFERGGAWARITALVVSDRARRRGVGARLLAAAESFAIRQGCRRMEVTSADHRSDAHAFYRRRGYTDQAGSSSRFLRDLDTGADRYRAAVVTRPPGARPSAGP; from the coding sequence ATGACGATCCGATCGGCGCGCGGTGCCGACGCCGGAGCGGTCGCGGTGCTGCTGGATCAACTGGGTTACCCGCAGGACGATCCGGCGGCGACGGCGGACCGGATCCGGTCCTGGGCCGACGATCCGGCCGGCGCGGCCTACGTCGCCGAGGCCGACGGCGAGCTGCTCGGCGTCGTCGCCGTCCGGGTCTGCCCGTACTTCGAACGGGGCGGCGCCTGGGCCCGGATCACGGCCCTGGTCGTGTCCGACCGGGCGCGCCGGCGAGGTGTGGGCGCCCGCCTCCTCGCAGCCGCGGAGTCCTTCGCGATCCGCCAGGGCTGCCGTCGGATGGAGGTCACCAGCGCGGACCACCGCTCGGACGCGCACGCGTTCTACCGCCGTCGCGGGTACACCGACCAGGCCGGATCGTCGTCCCGGTTCCTCCGGGACCTGGACACCGGCGCCGATCGGTACCGAGCGGCGGTCGTCACCCGACCGCCGGGGGCGCGGCCATCAGCTGGACCGTGA
- a CDS encoding response regulator transcription factor gives MRVLVVEDEPYMAEAIRDGLRLEAIAADIAGDGDTALELLSVNAYDLAVLDRDIPGPSGDEVAQSIVSSGSGMPILMLTAADRIDDKASGFEIGADDYLTKPFALRELVLRLRALDRRRSYSRPPVREIAGLRLDPFRREVYRDGKYIALTRKQFAVLEVLVGAEGGVISAEELLERAWDINADPFTNAVRITVSALRKRLGEPWLIATVPGVGYRIDAEAGTGRGGADRA, from the coding sequence ATGCGTGTGTTGGTGGTCGAGGACGAGCCCTACATGGCCGAGGCCATCCGTGACGGCCTGCGGCTGGAGGCGATCGCGGCCGACATCGCCGGTGACGGGGACACCGCGCTGGAGCTGTTGAGCGTCAACGCCTACGACCTCGCGGTGCTCGACCGTGACATTCCCGGCCCGTCCGGGGACGAGGTGGCGCAGAGCATCGTCAGCTCCGGCAGCGGGATGCCGATCCTGATGCTCACCGCCGCCGACCGGATCGACGACAAGGCCTCCGGCTTCGAGATCGGCGCCGACGACTACCTCACCAAGCCGTTCGCGCTGCGCGAGCTGGTGCTGCGGCTGCGGGCGCTGGACCGCCGCCGGAGCTACAGCCGGCCACCGGTACGGGAGATCGCCGGGCTGCGGTTGGACCCGTTCCGCCGCGAGGTGTACCGGGACGGCAAGTACATCGCGCTGACCAGGAAGCAGTTCGCGGTACTGGAGGTACTCGTCGGCGCCGAGGGCGGCGTGATCAGCGCCGAGGAGTTGCTGGAGCGGGCCTGGGACATCAACGCCGACCCGTTCACCAACGCGGTGCGCATCACCGTCTCGGCGCTGCGCAAGAGGCTCGGCGAACCGTGGTTGATCGCCACGGTCCCCGGCGTCGGCTACCGCATCGATGCCGAAGCGGGCACCGGGCGGGGGGGCGCGGACCGTGCGTAA
- a CDS encoding DNA-3-methyladenine glycosylase has protein sequence MSETPRPGFDWLDLPVERAARRLLGCELRRELDGRTLAVRIVETEAYDQDDEASHAFRGRTARTDAMFRSAGHLYVYLSHGIHHCCNVVTGRDGYGSGALIRAAEPIEGEDVMRVRRGRGGPALTNGPGKVCQALGITRTLSGHDLSLPPVRLVERDPVDEARIVTTTRVGISRAAAAPRRFYLAGNPYVSRL, from the coding sequence ATGAGTGAGACCCCGCGGCCAGGATTCGACTGGCTCGACCTTCCGGTGGAACGGGCCGCGCGCCGGCTGCTCGGATGCGAGCTGCGCCGCGAGCTCGACGGCCGCACCCTGGCCGTGCGGATCGTGGAGACCGAGGCGTACGACCAGGACGACGAGGCCAGCCACGCGTTTCGCGGGCGCACCGCGAGAACCGACGCGATGTTCCGCTCGGCCGGACACCTCTACGTCTACCTCAGCCACGGCATCCATCACTGCTGCAACGTCGTCACCGGGCGGGACGGGTACGGCAGCGGGGCGTTGATCCGGGCCGCCGAACCGATCGAGGGCGAGGACGTCATGCGGGTCCGGCGCGGACGTGGCGGGCCGGCACTGACCAACGGACCGGGCAAGGTGTGCCAGGCCCTCGGCATCACCCGAACGCTCAGCGGCCACGACCTGTCACTGCCGCCGGTGCGGCTGGTCGAGCGCGATCCGGTCGACGAGGCTCGCATCGTCACCACGACGAGGGTCGGCATCTCCCGCGCCGCCGCGGCACCCCGCCGCTTCTACCTCGCCGGCAACCCCTACGTCTCGCGGCTGTGA
- a CDS encoding FUSC family protein: MLARKRWWSSAAALRAIRATVVVPGLFALTYKVIGDLQMATFAAFGGFATLVLASFAGTRRDKVVAHGGLAVAGSALLVIGTAVNSSPWVAAAVTLPVTFMVLFAGIGGPNAAAGGTAALLAYVLPAASPGTLDMLGSRLAGWWLASVVGTVAVLLLAPRPPGDRLRAAVAGSAGALADRLDAALRGAGTDADRAATIDAKHELLAAFTTTPYRPTGSTVADQALTSLVGMLEWATAVLDDGLREYPDLRAVAPVERELFAATRDTLRRVATLLAGGSEPPDLAGLHEAIGASVAALRRMPAGDGEFADAVHQAFHAQTSALTVRAAAVDALIAARRADPATVADQARRWYGLPAARVPRFGVFELAWRHANLRSVWFVNSIRGALALAAAVLVADLVGVQHAFWVVLGTLSVLRTNAAGTGSTALRALLGTLAGFVVGAVLLLVVGTGPVALWVALPIAVLVAGYVPGTLPFVVGQAAFTVVVSVLFNLLVPVGWSIGVVRIEDVAIGCAVSLVVGVLFWPRGASAVVGDDVADAFREGGRYLAQSVNWALGLRHQEPEPARAVTAGLRLDDGVRGLLAERGTRHLASQQLWRLVGGTIRLRLTAQSLASLPSPDAGPDPVSDALSGQAAQIAGWFDDLADMLVRPDAAAPSRVPVVATRIPTLQPVAAAADTATLPCTLWVEQHLQHIRPALDSLVEPAAEVARLRRIPWWR; encoded by the coding sequence GTGTTGGCGCGGAAACGGTGGTGGTCGTCGGCGGCGGCGTTGCGCGCGATACGCGCCACGGTGGTCGTTCCCGGTTTGTTCGCCCTCACGTACAAGGTGATCGGCGATCTGCAGATGGCCACCTTCGCCGCGTTCGGTGGATTCGCGACGTTGGTGCTGGCGTCGTTCGCCGGGACGCGCCGGGACAAGGTCGTGGCGCACGGCGGTCTGGCGGTGGCGGGCAGCGCCCTGCTGGTGATCGGTACGGCGGTGAACTCGTCGCCGTGGGTGGCGGCCGCGGTCACCCTGCCGGTGACGTTCATGGTCCTGTTCGCCGGGATCGGCGGGCCGAACGCGGCGGCCGGCGGTACCGCGGCGCTGCTCGCGTACGTGTTGCCGGCGGCGTCGCCGGGCACCCTGGACATGCTCGGCTCCCGGTTGGCCGGGTGGTGGCTGGCCAGCGTGGTGGGGACCGTGGCGGTTCTGTTGCTGGCGCCGCGCCCGCCCGGCGACCGGCTACGGGCGGCGGTCGCGGGCAGTGCCGGGGCGCTGGCCGACCGGCTCGACGCGGCCCTGCGCGGTGCCGGCACCGACGCCGACCGTGCCGCGACGATCGACGCCAAGCACGAGCTGCTTGCGGCGTTCACGACCACGCCGTACCGGCCGACCGGATCGACGGTGGCCGACCAGGCGCTGACCAGCCTGGTCGGGATGCTGGAGTGGGCGACCGCGGTGCTCGACGACGGGCTGCGCGAGTATCCCGACCTGCGCGCGGTGGCCCCGGTCGAGCGGGAGCTGTTCGCGGCGACCCGGGACACGTTGCGTCGGGTGGCGACGCTGCTGGCCGGCGGTTCCGAACCGCCGGACCTGGCCGGCCTGCACGAGGCGATCGGTGCGAGCGTGGCCGCGCTGCGGCGGATGCCGGCCGGCGACGGGGAGTTCGCCGATGCGGTGCACCAGGCGTTCCACGCCCAGACCAGCGCCCTGACGGTACGCGCGGCGGCGGTCGATGCGCTGATCGCCGCCCGGCGCGCCGATCCGGCGACCGTCGCCGACCAGGCCCGCCGCTGGTACGGGCTGCCGGCCGCGCGGGTGCCCCGGTTCGGGGTGTTCGAGCTGGCGTGGCGGCACGCGAACCTGCGGTCGGTGTGGTTCGTCAACAGCATCCGGGGCGCGCTCGCGCTCGCCGCCGCGGTGCTGGTGGCCGACCTCGTCGGGGTGCAGCACGCGTTCTGGGTGGTGCTCGGCACCCTGTCGGTCCTGCGGACCAACGCTGCCGGCACCGGCTCCACGGCGCTGCGGGCGCTGCTGGGCACGCTGGCCGGCTTCGTCGTCGGCGCCGTGCTGCTGCTGGTGGTCGGCACCGGCCCGGTCGCGCTGTGGGTTGCGCTGCCGATCGCGGTACTGGTCGCCGGCTACGTGCCGGGCACGCTGCCGTTCGTGGTCGGCCAGGCGGCGTTCACCGTCGTGGTCTCGGTGCTGTTCAACCTGCTCGTACCGGTGGGCTGGTCGATCGGCGTGGTCCGGATCGAGGACGTCGCGATCGGCTGCGCGGTGAGCCTGGTCGTCGGGGTGCTGTTCTGGCCCCGTGGCGCCAGTGCGGTGGTCGGCGACGATGTCGCGGACGCGTTCCGGGAGGGCGGCCGGTACCTTGCCCAGTCGGTCAACTGGGCGCTCGGGCTGCGGCACCAGGAACCGGAGCCGGCCCGTGCGGTCACCGCGGGTCTGCGGCTCGACGACGGCGTCCGCGGGTTGCTGGCCGAACGCGGCACCCGGCACCTGGCCAGCCAGCAGTTGTGGCGGCTGGTCGGCGGCACGATCCGGTTGCGGCTGACCGCCCAGTCGCTGGCCAGCCTGCCCTCGCCGGACGCCGGGCCGGATCCGGTCAGCGACGCGCTGAGCGGCCAGGCGGCGCAGATCGCGGGCTGGTTCGACGATCTGGCGGACATGCTGGTGCGGCCGGACGCGGCCGCCCCGTCCCGGGTTCCGGTGGTCGCCACCCGGATCCCGACTCTGCAGCCCGTTGCCGCCGCGGCCGACACCGCCACCCTGCCCTGCACGCTGTGGGTCGAGCAGCATCTGCAGCACATCCGCCCGGCGCTCGACAGCCTGGTCGAGCCGGCGGCCGAGGTCGCCCGCCTGCGCCGCATCCCGTGGTGGCGTTAG
- a CDS encoding VC0807 family protein encodes MDKRALIIGLLADVALPAAVYYGGRAVGLDVEPALAAGGGVALLRVAYVAIARRRLDGLAAVVVGGFVALLVASLLTGDPRILLARESIVSGGLGLLLLGSVAVGRPVLYAIMRRLNAGKPDVLARWDRLWQNQPAFRRVFVLMSLVWGAGLLAEAIVRVPLIYLLPVDVTAALSTALQVGTVGLLIGWSMWYRRSRQRAAARHAATPETV; translated from the coding sequence ATGGACAAGCGAGCGCTGATCATCGGACTGCTGGCCGACGTGGCGCTGCCGGCCGCGGTCTACTACGGCGGGCGCGCCGTCGGGCTCGACGTCGAACCCGCGCTCGCCGCTGGCGGCGGCGTCGCGCTGCTCCGGGTGGCGTACGTCGCGATCGCCCGGCGGCGCCTCGACGGGCTCGCCGCCGTCGTGGTCGGTGGGTTCGTCGCGCTGCTGGTGGCGTCGCTGCTGACCGGGGACCCGCGGATCCTGCTGGCCCGCGAATCGATCGTGTCCGGCGGCCTCGGCCTGCTGCTGCTCGGCTCGGTCGCCGTCGGCCGCCCGGTGCTCTACGCGATCATGCGGCGACTCAACGCCGGCAAGCCCGACGTGCTCGCCCGGTGGGACCGGCTGTGGCAGAACCAGCCGGCGTTTCGGCGGGTGTTCGTGCTGATGAGCCTCGTCTGGGGGGCCGGGTTGCTGGCCGAGGCGATCGTCCGGGTGCCGTTGATCTACCTGCTGCCGGTCGATGTCACCGCCGCGCTGTCGACCGCGTTGCAGGTGGGCACCGTCGGGCTGCTGATCGGCTGGTCGATGTGGTACCGCCGGAGCCGGCAGCGCGCCGCCGCCCGCCACGCGGCCACCCCCGAAACGGTCTGA